The Marinitoga sp. 38H-ov genomic interval TATTTGTTGCAAAGCTAAAAAAAATATTGCCCATTTTGATACAAATATCGCCGGTAATATAAAACTCAAAAACATTAAAAAAATCAATGACAATAAAATTTTCCGTGGCCTTATCTCACTAAAAAGAGAAACCAAATACTTTGATGATATTGCAGCTATAATATTAAAAATAAAAAATATAATACCAAAATATTGAATATCTATATCAACATGGGAAAAATATGGTTGATATAACCAAAACCCTGTTTTAAATAATAATCCCATGACCAACGAATATATAATAGCCCATAATATTCTCGGTTTTTTTAATACTATATTAAAACTTTTAAACACATGGATAATATACTTATGCTCACTTTTTTCCCTATCTGTTTCAATAAACCCTAATGCTATTATTGATGCGATAATTACATTTAAAACACTAATCCAAAAAGGTAAAAAGGGATTATATTTATAAAGAAAACCACTTAAGATAGAACCAAAAGCTTGTGAAATAAATACATAAGAATTACTTATCCCTTCAATTTTTTGAAAATCTTTTTTTCTTCCTAATCCATTTAAACTTTCGTATAATAATGCCGTATCAGCTCCACTTGATAATGTAATACCTATCCCAAAAATAATTTCTGCTATTGCAAATACAAAAAAGTTTTTAAAAACTATATATAATATCAATCCCAATGCAAAAAATATTCCTGATAAAAACAATGAAACTTTTCTAGAAAGTTTATCTGCTAAAGTACCTGTTGGAATTTCGAACAAGAATACAGAAATAGAAAATATTGATTGAAGCAACATAATTTCAGAATAATTTAGCCCTTTAAGTAGCATAAACGGTATTAAAATGGGACCAATTATTCTTAAATTTAAAAATAATCTATATAACAAATAATTATTGATATTTTTAGTATAACCATTCATAAAAATACCCCCTTAATATTAATGGGAATTATACTTTCATAATGTTAATTTGTTGTTCCTAAAAAATCAATTATATGAAAATTATTTCATATAATGTTTTTTCATCTCTTGATTTTCTGGTAAATTCATTAATTCTTCTAAAACGTTTTTTACTTGACTGTATGATGTTGTTCTTCTATCTCTAATTAAAAATTCTTCTAATAATTTAATATCTCCCGTTAAAAATGCTTCTAACGCCATATCCATTCTTATCATTCTTGGATGTGAACTACCATAACTTTACACTTTGTAAGAAGTTATGGCTTCCTGTTTCAACCTATGATGACTCGTAGACCTCTTACAAGTTCCGCCGCCAGAGCATAGTCTGCAGGCGTAAATTCGGACAGTCCCTGCCCTACTAATTTATTATAGCTAAGCATATTTAGCTATATTAATAGCTGCATTTATGTCTCTATCGTGTACTGTTCCGCATTTAGGACATTCCCATTGTCTTACATTCAAATTTTTTACTTTTGTATTTTTGTTTCCACATACTGAACATATCTGACTTGATGCATAGAATCTGTCTATCTTTTTTAATTCAATACCATATCTTTTTATACTTTAATATTGTTATGAATTTGTTCCATGATTGCCATTGTATTGACTTTGCAATATAATGATTTTTCAACATTCCTTTTACATTTAAATCTTCTATAGCTATTTTTCCAACTTGATTTTCGCTGACAATTTTATATGTAGTTTTGTGGATCCAATCGTTTTTTATATTATTTATTTTTTCTATATATTTGGATAATTTAAGTCTTGCTTTTTCTTTATTTTTAGATCCTTTTTGTTTTTTAGATAATTGTCTGTATAATCTTTTTAATCTTCTCTCATATTTTTTTAACTCTGGAATACTATATTTTTCTCCATTACTTAATATAACAGTATTCTTAATACCTAAATCTATACCTAATATTTCTTTAGATTTGTTTTTAATTTCTACATCTGCAACTTCTATAACTATAGCAACATAATATTTATTTGTAGTTGTTTTTTCAAATGTAGCATTTTTTATTTTATATTCATTTGGTAATTTCCTATGAATACGAACTTTTATTCCTTCTTTAAATTTAGGTGATAACCATATTTATTATTATCTTCTTTAATATATAATTGTATATGTTGTGGTATTGTTTGTCTATTTTTCTTTTTCTTAAATTTAGGATATTTACCTTGATTTTTAAAGGCTCTATCCAAATCTTTAAGTGTTTGTTGTAAAACCTGTAAATTTTTTTTGTTTAACAACGAATATTTATTTGTTTTCTTTAATTGTATCAAAACAGATGCCCACATATAATAATTAGTAGGTTTATTAAGTTTTTTATACATTATATTGTTGTAGTTCAAAAAGAAGTTGTATATAAATCTTGTAGAACCAAAATGCTTATTTAATTTTTCTTTCTGTTCGTTCGTAGGGTAAATGCGAAATTTGTAAGTTTGAAGCATTTTTATCACTTCCTTGAGACTTTATATATTCTTTAAGAATTTCTAAGCACCGCCCACTGTTAAAAGACAATAACTTTTAGACCAAAAAGCAGACTTCCAAAGTTTATATACAAGGAAATTCTTTTTTGATAATTCTTGATGAAGCACTTTTATACGCATTAATGAACTTAGATAATTCAGAATTAGGTTGAGCAGAAAACAAAACGTGTATATGGTCTTGATCGTGATTCCATTCTTTTAAGATATTTTTCTCCAATACGTTCAAAAATCTGTTTTAATCTCATTGAGATAGTATCATTAACAACTTTTCTTCTGTATTTAGTTACAAGAACTAAGTGGTAATTTAATTTAAAGATAGAATGATTATTTGTTTCCAAAATCATTTTTTCACCTTCAATATATATATTAACACTAATGTTATAACATAAGTGTACCAAAATTGCAAATTCATCTCCGCCTTACAGAAGACGGAGTATTCTTTGTGTGTTTATATAAAATTTATACATATCAATTGCAGCTGGACTCAATTGATCATTAAATGGATCTCTGGGTTTTAATTCTTTATTCTCATCTATCCATTTATCTAATAATGGATATGCATCCTCTCCATTATATTCAAATTTGTTTAAACATATTGCATGATTAAAACCTGCAACTTGCCAATCAACTAAATTATAATCTAATCCAAGTTTTTCAATTATTTCCATTACACCATAGTGCCCATGACATACACCTATCATTTTTATTGGTATTTCTCTTGAAATTAATGTTGTTATTTCAAAAACTGGATTTGCTCCTTGTATTAACCAAGCATTTGGTGATAATTTTTCTATTAACTTTGCTACATTAAATGCAAAGTTTAATTGATTAAAATTTGAAATAGTATAATAATCAGAAACCATATTAAATTCTTGAGTATCTATTCCCCTATAATATCCGTATTTTTCCCCAATTGCTCTAGCTTTTTCTAAATATTCATGTCCTCCCACCATTGCAGTGTTAATTACAAAATCTGAATCTTTAATTGTTTCTTCTAAATTTGTAGTTTTAATAAATTTTATGTCAGAGCCAAATTCCTCTACTATTTTGCTTGCTAATAAATGAACTGCATTTAATCTTTCTTCATCAATATCCATTAATACAATAGTACTACCATTTAACTTTGGAGTTTTACAAATATCAGCTACTAAACGCATTGAAAATACTGCACTACCTGCCCCAATAATTCCTATTTTTATGCCCATGATATCCCCCCTAAAATTTTTGTATAACATTTAATAATTTTTTTCTTTCAAAGCCACTTTCATAATACCAGTAAGCTAAAGTTGCTGGCATTTTTTTTAATGAATATTTTTCTACAAAATCCCTTAAAAAATCTGGTGTTTCTATTCTTATATTCCATTTAATATCATATCTAGAATAATTTCTTATATATACATCTATGTATTCTTTTTCATGCTTATTTAATTCATAATAATAAATGTTTATAAATTCATTATATGAACTTTTCTTCATCTTTGAAAAGAAATGATCTACTAAATTTTTTCTTGCATTAATAAACTCATTACCTTTAATCATTTCTATTATAAACCTTTTTATGCTAAAATCATCGACAAAATTTAAATTTTTTATTTGTACTATATCTATTTTAGGTTTATTAATACATGCAATATATGTATTAAAAAATAATCTCTTTCTTTCTTCAACATTCATTTTTTCTAACTTATTAACGCTTTCTTTAAAAGCTTTTTCTATATATATTTTCCCATACTCATTAATAATAGCTTCTGGTGAATTAATATCTGGAACCAAATTTAAACCCAAAAGGATTTTCTTTAATGTGTCTCCCTTTATTTCTAATACCTTTCCATTTATTATACCAGAAAGACTTTTTCGAGAAACATGTATTTTTTTAGATGCTTCTGATATATTAGCTATATTATTTTTTATACAATTTCTTAATTCTTCTGTATTTATATATGTAGATTTCTCGCTAATAATAAACTTTCTTAAAATATTAAACATTGATTCATAATTTTCTTTAGAATTTCTTTTTCCACTTTCAGGTAATTTTTCCCAGAAATAATTAATAATAGGTGCGTATGAATATAAACTTTCTATATTCCATTTATTAATCTCAAAATAAGTATCAAAAAATGTAAAATGTTTTTCATTATTTTCAAAATAATATCCCATATAATACATCAATTCATTTGATAATTTAATAGCATTATTTAAATCATATTCCTTTAAATACCATGACCAATTATTTAAAGAACTAACTATACCTATTCTATGTGGTATTTTTTTCGATAATATATATGCTTTTTTAAAGTATTTCCAGGCTTCATTAAAATCTTTTTCATTAACCTTTTTTCTTCCTTTTCCAAGATCTATAAATACCTCTGTAGAAGGGTCCATTTCATATTCTTTTCCCCATAATCTTGTCTTTTCATCCAAATTAATTATATTTTCCACATTAATCAAAACAGATGATACTAGTTTTCTAGACTTTTTTGGAATATCAGATAATTTTTCTTTTAAAAATAAATATTTTTTTTCACATTTACATAATCTCTTAAATATGCTAAATAATATAATTCTTTTGCTAACAATAAATATTTTAATGTTTTTGTATTTTTATATATTAAACCTTTTTCCACCTCTTCTAATGCTTTCCTTTTTTCATTTTTCCAACTAAATTCCAAACTTTTAAATAGATGATACCATCCATTATTTTTTTTAGTTCGTAAAATCATTAAATTAAGAAATGGTTTTGCAAAAGATCCATAATCAGAAATTATCTCAAAAATCTCTCTATTTTTTTCATTCATAATATACACCTCTTTTAGTTATTATACTACTTTTTTTCGCAAATGGGAAGTTATGAACCTAAAAAACATTATGTTACAAAATGCTATATTTTTGTACAGTTAGAATAGATATATAATAAGAGTTTTAGAGGTTGTTAAAGTTGAATGTCATTTGTTTTAGTGTATAATATAATTGAAAATTAGAAAGGAGCGTGATACTATGAAAAAAATTACAAAAACAATCGTTATTTTAACTTTCTTATTCACTGTATTATTCTCAACTGTATCATTTGCCGGTCCTGATGATTATTCTGATTCCACAGAAATAACTACAAATTCCGTTGTATTTACATTAAAGGCTTTTGATATAAATAAATAAGGGGGATTCTCCCCTTTTTTTCTAGGTAGGTGAATTATGAAAAAGGTTTTTCCCTTAGTTATAGCAATTTTAATATCTATAATTCTATATGGGAATTCAATTAATCCAAGTACTAATAATATAAGTACTACTGTTTTTATTATTTCTGTTTTTATATTTCTATCTATGTTAATAACTGTTATTATAGACAGATACACATTTAAAAGAAAGTATTTTGAAAAGGAAAAAGAATTATTAAGCCTTAATTCTGAACTAGAAAAATCATATAAAAAAATTGAAAAATTGAATTCTTCTATTTTAAAAACTTTAGAATTATCTTCTTTTTTTGCTACTCCAAAATTAATGGAAAAAGATTTTGAAAAGAAGGTATTAGATTTATCTCTTGAAATTATAGAACCAGCAGAAAATGGTTCTATCTTTTTATTTGATAAAGATAATAATGCTAAAATGGTTTATGCTAAAGGATATGATTATTTAAAAATTAATGAGTTAGATTTAAAAACTTCAGAATTAATAATACCTGAAAATGCAAAAATTATATCTCAAATTCATAATATTAATGCAAATACTATGTCAGAAGAAAAATTCGAAAAATTTAAGAAATATGGAGGAGATTTAAAAGAAACTTTAATTACTCCTATAGCCTTTAATAATGAAATTTTTGGAATTATTACTTTGGATATAAATAATGGTTCAGAAGCTTCTTTTGAAGATTATCATACAAAAATAATGGATTATTTCGGAAAAATGTTTGCTGGTTTCCTAAAAATGCTGAATTTCATTAAACAGGAAGGAAAATTTCACAAAGATATTGCTTTAACCTTAGTTAAAGCTTTAGAATATTACGATAATTATACTAGAGGACATTCTGAAAGAGTTGCAAATTGGGCATCATTAATAGCAGAAAAAATGGGGTTTGATAAACAAAAAATTGAACATATTTATTGGGCTGGGGTATTACATGATATAGGTAAAATATTTGTTCCACAATCCATTTTAAATAAAGCCGCTAGATTAATACCAGAAGAATTTGAAAAAATAAAACTTCACCCTGTAAAAGGTGAAGAATTAATAAATAAGGTTGAAAACATGCAATATATATCCAAAATAATCAAACATCATCATGAACGATATGATGGAAAAGGTTATCCAGATGGATTAAGTGGAGAAAATATTCCAATTGAATCAAGAATATTAGCCGTGGTTGACAGTTTTGATGCAATGACTAGCGAAAGGCCTTATAAAACTCCACTTTCAAAACAACAGGCTTTAGAAGAACTTAAAAGAATGTCTTGGAAACAATTTGACGGAAATATTGTTAATATATTTTATGACATAATAACAAACTCCGAAGAATAATATTCTATGTTTTTGATTTTTTATACAAATTCAAGAATATTTCATCATCCAATATTGGTCTAAACATTATTTTCATTATAATTAGAGAAATAAAGTAAAAAGATGCACTTATTAAAAATAAATATGTATATCCATTAGAAATTACTGATAAATATCCAAAAACTAAAGCTGAAACTGATCTTGCTATAAAATTAAGAAAGTTTCTTATACCACTGACTGTTGTGGTTTTATTTTTTGGGATATAACTCATTACAATAGTAGAAGAAACAGGATTTGTCATATTCATAAAAGAGAATCTTAATGCATATAATGCGGTAAAAATATATGGATCTCTAACAAAAGCAAAAGAAATCAAAAGAGGCACTACTAAAATATTCATAATCCACATATAATTATACGCACCAAATCTTTTTGATATTTTAGAAGAAAATACTGATCCCAACGATGCTCCAAATTGAGCTATAGCAAGTGCTATACCAATCATTGTTGGTTGCATATTAAATAAATCTTTAAATATTACATTACCGAAATTGACAAATAACCCTGCGCCAAAACCTATTAAGAAAGTTCTTAATAAATGATACTTTAAAATATGTAATTGAGTTTTATCAAAGTCCCCTATATTAAATATATTTCTAATTCCTATATTATCTTTTTTACTCTCTTCAACTGATAACAAGAATATATTTGAAGATAAATGAACAATTCCTGTTATTATCATAGCTGTACTTAACCCCAAAAAATCTCCAACTATTCCTCCTGTTAAATTTCCTAAAACTCCACTTCCCATAAATATTCCAAAATTATATCCGAAGGCTTTTCCCCTATTATCATGATTGGTTATATCAACAATCAATGAATCTAACAATAACATTCTAGAGGTCAAAAAACCACCATTTATTAAAGCTGTATATATTAAAACATTTTCTAACGGGAATATCACCCTTAGAAAAGTTATTGATGCAAAACTTATTGAAGATATTATTAACATTAATTTCTTACCGTATTTATCTCCTAAAACACCTATAATTAATCCTAAAAAAGCTGAGCTTAACATTTCTAATGAAGTAATATGACTAATAAAAGTATTGCTATATCCTATATCTCTTAGAAAAAGATTAAATACAATTCTATATGTTGATTGCGCCAAACTGCTTAAAAAAGTATAATACAATAATTTATACATTATATCACCTCATGGTTAGTCTTACTAACTATATATTTATTATACTATAAAATTTAGTTAGTTTTATTAACAATTTTAAAATTTTATATGTTTAATGATATAATAAATTGGGATTTTATATATGAGAGGTGAATTATGGCAAAAGATCTTACAAGAGGCAGTATTTTTAAAGAGTTATTATTAATGTCTATACCTACTTCAATAGGATTTACTTTCCAAATGATATATGATCTTGTTGATATATATTGGATAGGTATGATATCTAAAGAAGCAATCGCTGGTGTAGGTATTTTTTCTACAGTTTTTTGGGTTGTAGAAGCATTAAATGAAATAATAGGAGTTAGTTCTATATCTTTAATATCTCAAAATTATGGAAGAAAAGATATTAAAAAAACAAACTTAGCCATAGAACAAACAATCGCTTTTAAATTTTTTGTTGCTTTAATTGGATCTATATTTTTTGCTTTTTTCTTGGAACCAATATTACAAATTTTTGCTGACGATACTGTTATTCAATATGGTTTAGATTATGGATATATAAGAGTGTTCTTTTTACCAATAATGTTTTCATCATTTTCTGTAAATACAGCACTAAGAAATATCGGCGATTCCAAAACACCTATGAACATTATGATTTTTGCTAGTATATTAAATGTTTTATTAGATCCAATTTTAATCTTTGATAATATACCTTTTGTAAATGTCCCTGGGTTTGGCCTTGGTATAAAAGGTGCTGCTATTGCTACAATTATTTCTCAAAGCATTGCATTTTTAATTGGATTTTATATCTTATTTAGTGGGAAAAGAGGTATAAAACCTTCAATAAAAGGGTTATTTAAACTTAATTGGGAAATAGATAAAAAATTGTTAACCATAGGTCTTCCAAATGGATTAGAAGTTTTTGCTAGACAAATGTCTATGACTATAATATTATATTTTATTTCTATTTTCGGCACATCAGTTGTTTCTGGTTATACTGTTGCTGGTAGAATATTCGGCCTCGCCTTTATGCCTTTAGTTGGTTTGTCAATGGGTGGCTCTGCTATTGTTGGTCAATCATTAGGCGCAGAAAAGATTGATAGGGCAGAAAAAACTGCTAAAATTTCTGCTATTACAACAACTGCATTAACTTTAATCTTCATGATTATTGTATTCCTATTCTCAGAAAATATAATAGGATTATTTAGTAGTGATCCCGAGGTAATTAAATATGGATCTGAATTCTTAGTTTTTGGTTCCTTGGGATTATTATTTGTATCGTATGCTTTTGGTATAGGAATTGTATTTCCTGGTTCTGGATATAATACCCCATACTTTTTCATGAGTCTTGGATCTAGATGGTTTGTTCAAATTCCATTATTATTTCTGTTTATAAACATAATGCATTTACCTGTATTGTGGGTATGGTTATCTTTTGTTTTTGGTGATTTATTTGAATTTGTTATCGCTATGTACTTTTACAAACAAGGAAAATGGAAATATAAGAGGGTGTAAAAATGAAAATTGGAAACTTTAACTTAAGCAAAAAAGAGGATTTAATGTACTTAACTATACCGACATTTGAAAAATTTAATTATTTATTCCATTTATTTACCACTAGAATTCCAAATAATTTTGATTTAGGAACAAATACTAAAACTCCACTAGAAAAAATATATCGAAATTATGAACATTTAGCTAAAGTATTTAATTTAAATATTCATGACTTTGTACTATCTAATCAAATACATGAAGACAACGTTTTAGTAATTGATGAGAGCTATAAGTCTAGTAATTTTTTATTCAATAGAACTGTAAAAAACGCTGATGCATTAATTACAAATAAAAAAAATATAGTATTAATTACATTATATGCTGATTGTACTCCTATATATTTTTTTGATCCAAATAAAAAAGTTATTGGATTAGCTCATTCTGGCTGGAAGGGTACCATCAAAAAAATAGCAGAAAAAACTGTTAAAAAGATTATGAATATATACAATAGCAACCCAGAAGATATTTTAGTAGCGTTAGGTCCTTCTATTGGACCAAATAGTTTTGAAGTAAGAGAAGATGTAAAAAAAATATTTGAATATACATTCCCAAATAATTTAGATATTATAAAGAAAAAAAATGATAAAAAATATCTAATTAATATTTGGAAAGCTATTGAATATACTCTTGTCAACGCTGGAATAAAAAAAGAAAATATTTTAAATTCAAATATTGATACTTATACCAATACAGACTTATTTTTCTCATATAGAAAAGAAAAAAAGACTGGAAGAATGGCAGCTATAATGGGTTTAATTGACAATTAAATTTATATATGATATAATAATTAGCAAACCGAACAATAAGGAGGATATTATGTCGCAGAAAAATAATAAGGTTGATATATTTAATCACTCCATTATTATGTCATTATTTCTTTTAGGATGGCCAATGATTGTCTCTAATTTAATGCAAACTATGTATAATATTGTTGATGCATACTTTTTGGGAAAAGTGGGCAAAATTGAATTTTCGGCTACAACAATAACCTGGCCATTAATCTTTGTTTTTATTGCTTTTACTATAGGTTTTTCAAATGCTACTGTATCTTTAGTATCTCAATACACAGGGGCAAAAAACAAAAAAATGTCTCAAAAAACATCTGGTCAAGCATATTTAGTTGCTATAATTTTAGGATTTACTTTAGCTTTAATGGGTATTTTAGTTTCAGATAAAGTTATTTCCTTAGTTACAGATGAAAGCAGTAAAGAAGTAATTCCATATGCTATAAAATACTTTAATATAATTATGATTGGTATGCCTTTTGCATTTTTATTTAATATTTCTAGCTCTATCTTAAGAGGTTGGGGCGACTCAAAATTCTCTATGCATATGATGTTTTATTCAACATTATTAAATACAATTTTAGATCCTATTATGATTTTTGGATTTGGTCCAATACCTAAAATGGGTGTAGTGGGTGCAGCTTGGGCAACAACAATTTCAAGAATATTTATTGGTTTAACATCATCTTATCTTGTTTTCAAGGGAGAAAGAGAATTTAAGGTACATTTAGAAGACTTAAAAACTGATTGGAATATTATAAGAAAAATATTTGTTATAGGATTTCCAGGTTCTTTAAGTCATACAATTACATCTTTAGGATTTGTAGTTATTATGGGTTTTGTTTCAGCATTTGGCCCTTCTGTTGTAAGTGCATATGGAATTGGTAATAGAATAATAAATTTAATTACAATGATTTCATTTGGTATAAGTGCTGCTGTTACTACTATGATTGGTCAATTTTTAGGTGCTAATCAAATTAATAATGCAGAAAAAACTGTTAGAACTGCTTTTGTCATAAACTTTACAATTGTCGCTTTTTTAAGCACATTAACTTTTTTGTTTGGATCACATTTAACCAAGTTTTTTATTAATGAACCTGAAGTAATTGAAATTGGTAATATCTTTTTTAAATATGTATCATTCTCTCTTCCTTTTTTTGCATCTATGGGAGTTTTTGTAAATACATTAATCGGAGCAGGACGAACTGGTCAATCAATGATTGTTGATATTGCGAGATTATGGGGCATTAGAGTTCCGTTAATAGCAATTATGGCAAAAAGTTGGGGATTCATGGGAATATTTTATGCTATGATAATTAGTAATATTTTGGCATTAATAATTGCGTGGTTATTTGTTAGATTCGGAAATTGGAAAAAAGCTATTATATAATCCAGGAAATTACTCCTGGATTATTTTTATAAATGCTTTTACTACTTCTGGCGAAAATTGTTTTCCTGAATTATTAACTATTTCCTTTATAGCTTTTTCTTTACCCAATGGATCTCTATAAGCTCTTTTTGTCATCATTGCGTCCCATGCATCTACAACAGAAATAATTTGCGACATTAAAGGTATTCCACTCCCTTTTAATCCATCTGGATAACCCTTTCCGTCATATCTTTCATGATGATGCTTAATTCCAATAGCTATTTCTTTTAAACTTTCTGTTTTTATCAATGCATTATAACCAATTATTGGATGCTTTTTTATAATATCATATTCATTATCAGTAAGAGGCCCGTTTTTATTTAATATTTCTAATGGAATTAATAATTTTCCAATATCATGCAATAACCCAGCTAAATATATTTTTCTAATATATGATTTATCTAAATTCATTTCCTCTGCTATATTAACCGCTAAATCTGCCACATTTCTTGAATGATTCTTAGTATATTCATCATGCTGTTCTAAAAAAGTAATTAATGCACGGATTATATCATCTCTTAAAGATTCTTCTATTTTTGCTTCATTCTTTATTTTATAAAATATTTTAGCTAATATTTTAAATGATTCTAATACATCTTTAATTGTCTCTTTTTCCAATTTTTCATCTATTTCAAAATTCATAATATATTTTAATTTATCAGAAAGTTCTAATATTTCTTCAAATGATCCTTTTTCTGACATAGATTCTACAATTACTATATTTGAATTATCTTCAACCCTTATTAATTTATTATATCTAAATCCAGGAATAATAAATTTTAGAGTTTCTAATAATCTTAATACAAAATCATTTTCAGAAATATACTCTACATTACCAACATCCGACATTAATTTTATCAATAATTTTAATGATTTTTGCAAATTCTCATTATGAGTATATAATAACCTTAGCTCATCATTTTGTTTCGTTATTTTTTCATTTAATAATTCTAATTCATCGTTTTTTACTGATAAAATCATATTTAATCTTTTTAACTCTTTAGTTCTCTTTTCAACTAATTTCAATAATACAAAATAATCGAAAATTAAAATTAATACAATAATTAGTGATATTAATATCATCCATGTTAACCATTTTGGAATTTCTTCTACTCTTTCAGTATATAAGTATCTGCTTATAACTTCATAATAATACGAATCTTTATTCTTTTTTAAATCTTTCAAATTTTTATCTATTATTTTTATTATTTTCTCTTTTTCATTATAATCTTTTCTGAACATCATTAATACTTTAATAGGTGAAAAAACTATATCTGTAGGTATCACTTTATACTTTTCCGAATTCAACAATCCAAATGTTCTATTTACAACACCAGCTTCTATTTTGTTTTCAGAAAGAGCTTTAAATATCCCCTCATATGAATAAAATTCAACAAATTGAACATTTATACCAAATTTTTCTAATTTATTTTTAATTCCAAATTCCTCATCTTCATAATATATATCCTTTTTTAAAAC includes:
- a CDS encoding MATE family efflux transporter, producing the protein MSQKNNKVDIFNHSIIMSLFLLGWPMIVSNLMQTMYNIVDAYFLGKVGKIEFSATTITWPLIFVFIAFTIGFSNATVSLVSQYTGAKNKKMSQKTSGQAYLVAIILGFTLALMGILVSDKVISLVTDESSKEVIPYAIKYFNIIMIGMPFAFLFNISSSILRGWGDSKFSMHMMFYSTLLNTILDPIMIFGFGPIPKMGVVGAAWATTISRIFIGLTSSYLVFKGEREFKVHLEDLKTDWNIIRKIFVIGFPGSLSHTITSLGFVVIMGFVSAFGPSVVSAYGIGNRIINLITMISFGISAAVTTMIGQFLGANQINNAEKTVRTAFVINFTIVAFLSTLTFLFGSHLTKFFINEPEVIEIGNIFFKYVSFSLPFFASMGVFVNTLIGAGRTGQSMIVDIARLWGIRVPLIAIMAKSWGFMGIFYAMIISNILALIIAWLFVRFGNWKKAII
- a CDS encoding HD domain-containing phosphohydrolase, whose amino-acid sequence is MKKIGLIIILLFPLFSFSLKIGIYYNPPKIIDSKTGIFPEILNYIFNNEKIEYDYIFDSFPELIKKLDNGSIDSIACVGYSLERDEKYDFNNEAFLSDWAVVYMNKNQNIENIFDLENKKIGVLKKDIYYEDEEFGIKNKLEKFGINVQFVEFYSYEGIFKALSENKIEAGVVNRTFGLLNSEKYKVIPTDIVFSPIKVLMMFRKDYNEKEKIIKIIDKNLKDLKKNKDSYYYEVISRYLYTERVEEIPKWLTWMILISLIIVLILIFDYFVLLKLVEKRTKELKRLNMILSVKNDELELLNEKITKQNDELRLLYTHNENLQKSLKLLIKLMSDVGNVEYISENDFVLRLLETLKFIIPGFRYNKLIRVEDNSNIVIVESMSEKGSFEEILELSDKLKYIMNFEIDEKLEKETIKDVLESFKILAKIFYKIKNEAKIEESLRDDIIRALITFLEQHDEYTKNHSRNVADLAVNIAEEMNLDKSYIRKIYLAGLLHDIGKLLIPLEILNKNGPLTDNEYDIIKKHPIIGYNALIKTESLKEIAIGIKHHHERYDGKGYPDGLKGSGIPLMSQIISVVDAWDAMMTKRAYRDPLGKEKAIKEIVNNSGKQFSPEVVKAFIKIIQE